A window of Lacibacter sediminis contains these coding sequences:
- a CDS encoding DoxX family protein → MKKQLPKIAVYLLGIFFILGGVNHFINPDFYLPLIPDYIPYHSLLNYASGFGEILAGIAVLIPSTRKLGCNAILFLLIAFLPAHIYFIQKGGCLSDSLCVPAWVAWVRLLVIHPILIYWAYKCRTIK, encoded by the coding sequence ATGAAGAAACAGCTACCCAAAATTGCCGTTTATCTCTTAGGCATTTTCTTTATTCTTGGAGGCGTTAATCATTTTATAAACCCGGATTTTTATTTACCGCTTATACCTGATTACATTCCTTATCACTCTTTACTTAACTATGCCAGTGGTTTCGGCGAAATACTGGCAGGTATTGCTGTGCTCATTCCTTCAACAAGAAAACTTGGCTGCAATGCCATCCTGTTTTTATTGATCGCTTTCCTACCTGCACATATTTACTTTATACAGAAAGGCGGTTGCTTGAGTGATTCACTTTGTGTGCCTGCATGGGTGGCATGGGTTCGTTTACTTGTTATACATCCTATATTGATTTACTGGGCTTACAAATGCCGTACGATTAAATAA
- a CDS encoding FAD-binding domain-containing protein, whose translation MISFPTDYSSIIERIENVDPIRYGKTRNFIDGDVTYLSPYISRGVISVKQVKEIVMQKGYKPYQTEKFLQELAWREYFQRVWQSRGTAAINVALKQEQIDVQHEKMISSVANATTGIEAIDEQINKLYETGYMHNHARMYTASIVCNIGKAHWHKPGKWMYYHLLDGDLASNNCSWQWVSAVFSSKKYYCNQENINKYCNSHQVSTFLDKSYEELPEMNIPDALQQTVELSLQTVLPKADTVNIDPSKPVLIYNSYNLDPNWRKEEDANRILLLEPSHFASYPVSEKVLEFILDLSKNIEAVQLFVGEFNELLQLTGDAVIISKEQPAFEHYTGTKDSRDWMFPQVTGYFNSFFSFWKKCERYL comes from the coding sequence ATGATTTCATTTCCTACAGACTACTCTTCCATTATTGAACGGATTGAAAATGTTGATCCAATCCGTTACGGGAAAACAAGAAATTTTATTGATGGTGATGTCACCTATCTCTCACCTTATATTTCACGAGGTGTGATCAGTGTAAAACAAGTGAAAGAAATTGTAATGCAGAAAGGTTACAAACCGTATCAAACAGAAAAGTTTTTGCAGGAACTTGCCTGGCGTGAATATTTCCAGCGTGTATGGCAGTCAAGAGGTACAGCTGCCATCAACGTTGCATTAAAACAAGAGCAGATTGATGTTCAACATGAAAAAATGATCAGCAGTGTTGCAAACGCCACAACCGGCATTGAAGCCATTGATGAACAGATCAACAAACTCTACGAAACAGGTTACATGCACAACCATGCACGTATGTACACGGCCTCCATTGTTTGCAACATCGGTAAAGCGCATTGGCATAAACCAGGTAAATGGATGTACTATCATTTATTGGATGGCGATCTTGCAAGTAATAACTGCAGCTGGCAATGGGTTTCAGCGGTCTTCTCTTCCAAAAAATATTACTGCAATCAGGAAAATATCAACAAATATTGTAACAGTCATCAAGTTTCAACATTTCTTGATAAGAGTTATGAAGAATTACCGGAGATGAATATCCCGGATGCATTGCAACAAACAGTTGAATTATCATTACAAACGGTGTTACCAAAAGCGGATACAGTCAACATCGATCCATCAAAACCGGTATTGATCTATAACTCCTACAATCTCGATCCCAACTGGCGCAAAGAAGAAGATGCCAACAGAATACTGTTACTGGAACCTTCGCATTTCGCTAGTTATCCTGTAAGTGAAAAAGTATTGGAGTTCATCCTTGATCTGTCAAAGAACATTGAAGCCGTTCAGCTTTTTGTCGGAGAGTTTAACGAACTGTTGCAATTAACAGGCGATGCGGTCATCATTTCCAAAGAACAGCCGGCCTTTGAACATTATACAGGAACAAAGGACAGTCGTGACTGGATGTTTCCGCAGGTAACGGGTTACTTCAATTCCTTTTTCAGCTTCTGGAAAAAATGTGAACGTTATTTATAG
- a CDS encoding SDR family oxidoreductase, producing the protein MESVKNKHVLIVGATGGIGSRVAKLLAGSGAHLFLAGRNSEKLAALANELNLPSSKTLALDISKPAEVAILKEQFFAQYPTIDVLVNAAGLGIIKSSDTLTEEEFMQTIHTNLYAPFLLVKAFLPSMKETKKGLIINIPGILGKVPMLGAAAYSASKYGLNGMMQSIREEVKRTEIRITNLFLGGVDTPFWDTIDLRVQRDKMVMAEEAAKAIWFLCQQPTSAVVSEMVVQPFNHQAI; encoded by the coding sequence ATGGAATCGGTAAAAAATAAACACGTATTGATCGTTGGGGCAACGGGCGGCATTGGCAGCAGAGTGGCTAAATTATTAGCTGGCAGCGGCGCTCATTTATTCCTTGCAGGCCGTAACAGCGAAAAACTTGCAGCATTAGCCAATGAATTAAATCTTCCTTCATCCAAAACACTGGCACTCGACATCAGCAAACCGGCAGAAGTAGCAATTTTAAAAGAACAGTTCTTTGCGCAATATCCAACCATTGATGTATTGGTGAATGCGGCAGGTCTTGGTATCATTAAATCATCCGATACTTTAACGGAAGAGGAATTCATGCAAACCATCCACACAAATCTTTATGCACCCTTCCTTCTGGTTAAAGCATTTTTACCGAGCATGAAAGAAACAAAGAAAGGATTGATCATTAATATCCCCGGCATTCTTGGCAAAGTGCCAATGCTGGGTGCTGCGGCTTACAGTGCATCGAAGTACGGACTGAACGGCATGATGCAAAGTATTCGTGAAGAAGTGAAGCGTACGGAAATACGTATTACCAATTTATTTCTCGGTGGTGTTGATACGCCTTTCTGGGATACAATCGATTTACGTGTGCAGCGGGATAAAATGGTGATGGCTGAAGAAGCTGCAAAAGCCATTTGGTTTTTGTGCCAGCAGCCAACAAGTGCTGTGGTAAGTGAAATGGTGGTGCAACCGTTCAATCATCAAGCGATCTAA
- a CDS encoding SRPBCC family protein: MATFSLKTVQKIPVDIETAWEFFSNPANLQKITPGNLGFKILSKHHGEKMYPGQIIEYKVKPILGIPIYWMTEITHVKDKEFFVDEQRFGPYQLWHHQHHFKVIDGGVEMTDIVHYRNPLGFLGNIANALLVKAQLKQIFEYRIKVVEELFGKWPTTQTNSVEFHKAA; encoded by the coding sequence ATGGCAACGTTTTCGTTAAAGACTGTTCAGAAAATTCCTGTTGATATTGAAACAGCCTGGGAATTTTTTTCTAATCCGGCCAATCTTCAAAAGATCACACCTGGTAATCTTGGCTTTAAGATACTATCCAAACATCATGGAGAAAAAATGTATCCCGGTCAGATTATCGAGTATAAAGTAAAACCGATATTAGGAATTCCCATTTACTGGATGACCGAGATCACTCATGTAAAAGACAAAGAATTTTTTGTAGATGAGCAACGCTTTGGTCCATATCAACTATGGCATCATCAACATCATTTTAAAGTGATTGATGGTGGAGTGGAGATGACGGATATTGTACATTACCGCAATCCGCTTGGTTTTTTAGGTAACATCGCTAATGCATTACTTGTTAAAGCACAGCTGAAACAAATCTTTGAATACAGAATTAAAGTGGTTGAAGAATTGTTTGGCAAGTGGCCCACAACACAAACGAATAGTGTGGAATTTCACAAAGCAGCATAA
- a CDS encoding NAD(P)-dependent oxidoreductase yields the protein MLTIGLIREGKTPADNRVALTPAQCKWIHKNAAAVKIVVQSSPQRCFTDKEYRSAGIEVIEDMSHCDVLFGIKEVPVEQLIPNKTYLFFSHTKKAQLHNQKLMQTMVEKKITLIDYECLTHDDGQRIIGFGFFAGVVGAHNGMMAFGNRTGAFKLGRVGDVRDYRQLIHTYFGLKLPKIKIAITGSGRVAHGLLEIMNLLGVNEVEPFDYLHRQYEYPVYVHLKGRDLYERKDDGTYNRDNFHEHPEEYKCSFSPFVKQTDILLNGVYWDKTIPSLFSLDEFRNASFNIQTIADITNDTGGSIPINIGDSTIADPVYGVDKITLQKTAPYLPTSVDVMAVGNLPNELPRDASRYFGEQLIKYVLEDLVKGSSTILDRATMLRKGILMEEYSYLKEYAGV from the coding sequence ATGCTTACGATAGGACTTATCAGAGAAGGAAAAACACCCGCCGACAACCGTGTGGCACTTACCCCTGCCCAATGCAAATGGATTCATAAAAATGCTGCCGCAGTAAAAATTGTGGTGCAATCCTCGCCTCAGCGCTGTTTTACCGATAAAGAATACCGCTCAGCAGGAATTGAAGTGATTGAAGACATGAGCCACTGCGATGTATTGTTCGGTATCAAAGAAGTACCGGTTGAACAACTGATTCCCAACAAAACATATCTCTTCTTTTCGCATACCAAAAAAGCCCAGCTGCATAATCAAAAACTGATGCAGACAATGGTAGAGAAAAAGATCACCCTCATCGATTACGAATGCTTGACGCATGATGACGGACAACGTATCATTGGCTTTGGTTTTTTTGCAGGTGTGGTGGGCGCTCATAATGGCATGATGGCGTTTGGCAATCGCACCGGTGCATTCAAGTTAGGACGTGTAGGTGATGTGCGTGATTACCGTCAACTCATCCATACTTATTTTGGATTGAAATTACCGAAGATCAAAATCGCCATAACAGGCAGCGGCCGTGTAGCACATGGCTTACTTGAGATCATGAACCTGTTAGGAGTTAATGAGGTGGAGCCGTTCGATTATTTACATCGTCAATACGAATACCCGGTATATGTGCATTTGAAAGGCCGTGATCTGTACGAACGAAAAGACGATGGCACGTATAACCGTGATAACTTTCATGAACATCCCGAAGAGTACAAATGCAGCTTCTCACCTTTTGTAAAGCAAACTGATATTTTACTGAACGGGGTGTATTGGGATAAAACCATTCCGTCGTTGTTTTCGTTGGATGAGTTTCGGAATGCATCGTTCAATATCCAGACCATTGCGGATATTACAAACGATACAGGCGGTTCTATTCCGATCAACATTGGCGATTCAACCATTGCAGATCCAGTTTACGGAGTTGATAAAATTACATTGCAGAAAACGGCTCCCTACTTACCTACTTCGGTTGATGTGATGGCTGTTGGTAATTTGCCGAATGAGTTACCAAGAGATGCTTCCCGTTATTTTGGTGAACAACTCATTAAATATGTGTTGGAAGATCTGGTGAAAGGTAGTTCCACTATTTTAGATCGTGCAACGATGTTGAGAAAAGGTATCTTGATGGAGGAATACAGTTATTTGAAAGAATATGCAGGTGTCTGA
- a CDS encoding tRNA1(Val) (adenine(37)-N6)-methyltransferase: MPNNYFQFKQFTVQQEKAALKVSTDSCLFGAWIAGEVRSKKYEVRSGSNTLTTHHSPLTILDIGAGTGLLMLMLAQKYDALIDGIEIDEPSYQQAEENIEASIWKERLQLFHADVKQFSFSKKYDLIISNPPFYEGDLKSGTANRNVAMHDEGLKLDELIRIVNDNLTDDGSFAVLLPYVRTERMIELAEGYNLHLRTHIQVKQTVKHGYFRSMLLFSKTTTEPVVEELAVKDENNEYTTQFVNLLKDYYLYL; this comes from the coding sequence ATGCCCAATAATTATTTTCAATTCAAACAATTTACAGTTCAGCAGGAAAAAGCTGCGTTGAAAGTGAGCACCGATAGTTGTTTGTTTGGGGCGTGGATTGCCGGGGAAGTACGAAGTAAGAAGTACGAGGTACGAAGTGGATCAAACACACTCACCACTCACCATTCACCACTCACTATTCTTGATATTGGTGCAGGTACTGGATTGTTAATGCTAATGCTTGCTCAAAAGTATGATGCATTGATCGATGGAATTGAAATTGATGAACCATCCTATCAACAAGCAGAAGAAAATATTGAAGCTTCAATTTGGAAAGAGCGATTGCAGCTTTTCCATGCTGATGTAAAACAATTCAGCTTCTCAAAAAAATATGATCTTATCATTTCTAATCCTCCTTTTTATGAAGGTGATTTGAAATCAGGTACTGCAAACAGAAATGTAGCAATGCATGATGAAGGCTTAAAGCTGGATGAATTGATCAGGATTGTGAATGATAATTTAACAGATGATGGAAGCTTTGCTGTGTTGCTTCCTTATGTGCGTACAGAGCGGATGATTGAATTAGCCGAAGGGTATAATCTGCATCTCCGTACTCATATACAGGTAAAGCAAACAGTTAAGCATGGTTACTTTAGATCAATGCTGTTGTTTAGTAAAACGACAACAGAACCTGTTGTTGAAGAACTTGCTGTTAAAGACGAAAACAATGAATACACAACTCAATTTGTGAATTTGCTGAAGGACTATTATTTGTATCTGTAA
- the tsaD gene encoding tRNA (adenosine(37)-N6)-threonylcarbamoyltransferase complex transferase subunit TsaD yields the protein MITILAIESSCDETSASVCRDGVILSNVIATQAVHEQYGGVVPELASRAHMQNIVPVVDEALKKAGIEKTELSAVAFTQAPGLIGSLLVGAQFAKSLSLALDIPLIAVHHMQAHVLANLIPEEKPSFPFLCLTVSGGHTQIVLCESATQMKVLGETIDDAAGEAFDKTAKLLGLPYPGGPLIDKYAQLGNPDRFKFPEPQIPELNFSFSGLKTSILYFLRNAGTSLVYKEEFLASEEQQRQFIAENLNDICASVQQRIISILLNKLKKASQQTGIKQICLAGGVSANSGLRKAFTEMGEKYHWKTFIPSFEYCTDNAGMIAITGYHKFLANDFASLSVQPSARAEW from the coding sequence TTGATCACAATTCTCGCTATTGAATCTTCCTGCGATGAAACATCAGCATCAGTTTGTCGTGACGGTGTTATTCTTTCAAATGTAATTGCCACACAGGCTGTGCATGAGCAATACGGCGGTGTTGTGCCTGAATTAGCGAGCCGTGCACATATGCAGAATATTGTTCCTGTTGTTGATGAAGCGTTGAAGAAAGCAGGTATCGAAAAAACTGAACTCAGCGCTGTTGCGTTTACGCAAGCCCCGGGTTTGATCGGTTCGTTGTTGGTGGGTGCTCAGTTTGCCAAATCACTTTCACTTGCGTTGGATATTCCATTGATCGCTGTGCATCATATGCAGGCGCATGTACTGGCGAATTTAATTCCGGAAGAAAAACCTTCCTTTCCCTTTCTCTGTTTAACAGTTAGTGGCGGACATACGCAAATTGTTTTGTGCGAAAGTGCTACGCAAATGAAAGTGTTGGGCGAAACGATTGATGATGCTGCAGGCGAAGCATTTGATAAAACAGCGAAGTTGCTGGGGCTTCCTTACCCTGGTGGGCCGTTGATCGATAAGTATGCACAACTCGGAAATCCTGATCGGTTCAAATTTCCTGAACCGCAAATTCCTGAACTTAATTTCAGTTTCAGTGGATTGAAAACATCTATTCTTTATTTCCTGCGCAATGCAGGAACAAGCCTTGTTTACAAGGAAGAGTTTTTGGCAAGTGAAGAACAACAAAGGCAGTTCATTGCCGAAAACCTCAATGATATTTGTGCTTCCGTTCAGCAACGTATTATTTCGATCTTACTCAACAAACTGAAAAAGGCATCGCAGCAAACAGGCATCAAACAAATTTGTTTGGCAGGTGGAGTGAGTGCCAACAGCGGATTACGTAAAGCCTTTACTGAAATGGGCGAGAAGTATCATTGGAAAACGTTTATCCCTTCATTTGAATATTGTACCGATAATGCAGGCATGATCGCTATTACAGGTTATCACAAGTTCCTGGCGAATGATTTTGCATCGTTGAGTGTGCAGCCGAGTGCAAGGGCGGAATGGTAG
- a CDS encoding ABC transporter permease, whose amino-acid sequence MRKTFEIFWNSLLFATQELRKNKLRTFLSLLGITFGIFCIISVMATVGSLESSIKSEFKSFGNNTIYVQKWPWGGGGEYPWWKYANRPNSKFKEMAPVKQRMSLASNVAYTYFNASAIDYKDVSLSSVSWYGVTEEFSIIQPVEIGWGRYLSTNEFEYGTASVVLGYNVAEKLFEKAEYALGKNVEIKGRKVNVIGIVKKQGQNMLGGWDFDNVIIIPYRFASQVGNESRSDGFMIVKGKENVPTEDMKNELRGVMRSVRKLNPKQEDNFALNDVSSGATQITSIFNGMTIGGIAITILSFIVGIFGVANIMFVTVRERTSIIGLKKAIGAKRRTILAEFLMESAFLCVLGGIIGLALVFGLTFILSAVFKFKVFISIGLFLGAVAVCIFTGILAGIIPAFIAAKMDPVVAIRSK is encoded by the coding sequence ATGCGTAAAACCTTCGAAATTTTCTGGAACAGCCTCCTTTTTGCCACTCAGGAGTTACGGAAGAACAAACTGCGGACTTTTTTAAGCCTGTTGGGTATTACGTTTGGTATTTTTTGCATCATCAGTGTAATGGCTACAGTGGGCAGCCTTGAGAGCAGTATTAAAAGCGAATTCAAATCGTTCGGCAATAACACAATTTATGTTCAGAAATGGCCATGGGGCGGCGGTGGCGAATACCCCTGGTGGAAATATGCAAACCGACCTAATTCGAAGTTTAAAGAAATGGCTCCTGTAAAGCAGCGAATGTCGCTGGCGAGTAATGTGGCTTATACCTATTTCAATGCATCTGCTATTGATTACAAAGATGTGTCGCTTTCGAGTGTGAGCTGGTATGGTGTTACTGAAGAGTTTAGTATAATTCAACCTGTTGAAATAGGGTGGGGACGTTATCTTTCAACCAATGAATTTGAATACGGTACTGCCAGTGTGGTGTTGGGATATAATGTTGCAGAAAAATTATTTGAAAAAGCAGAATACGCTTTAGGTAAAAATGTGGAGATAAAAGGACGTAAAGTAAATGTGATTGGTATTGTAAAAAAGCAGGGCCAAAACATGCTGGGTGGTTGGGATTTTGATAACGTAATTATTATTCCTTACCGTTTTGCCAGCCAGGTGGGTAACGAAAGCCGCAGTGATGGTTTTATGATCGTGAAAGGAAAAGAAAATGTACCAACCGAAGACATGAAGAATGAGTTACGTGGTGTAATGCGTAGTGTGCGTAAACTCAATCCTAAACAGGAAGATAATTTTGCTTTGAACGATGTTAGCAGTGGTGCCACACAGATCACTTCTATTTTTAATGGTATGACCATTGGTGGTATTGCTATTACAATTCTCTCGTTTATTGTCGGCATTTTTGGCGTGGCCAATATCATGTTCGTAACTGTTCGTGAGCGCACAAGTATTATTGGTTTGAAAAAAGCAATAGGTGCTAAACGCAGAACAATTCTTGCCGAGTTCCTGATGGAAAGTGCATTCCTTTGTGTGCTGGGTGGTATCATCGGACTTGCACTCGTGTTTGGATTAACATTTATCCTTTCAGCCGTATTTAAATTCAAAGTATTTATCTCTATCGGTTTATTTCTTGGAGCTGTTGCTGTATGCATCTTCACAGGCATATTGGCGGGTATTATTCCTGCATTTATTGCAGCAAAGATGGATCCGGTGGTGGCGATAAGGAGTAAGTAA
- a CDS encoding peptide chain release factor 3, with translation MKFTNEINRRRTFAIISHPDAGKTTLTEKLLLFGGAIQVAGAVKSNKIKKHATSDFMEIERQRGISVATSVMTFEYNGTLINLLDTPGHKDFAEDTYRTLTAVDSVILVIDSVNGVEDQTRRLMEVCRMRDTPVIVFINKMDRDGKNRFDLLEEVEKELNLHLHPMTWPINSGKDFKGVYDLDKKSLVLFTPNTKASDEDVVEIKDLSATVLDEKVGEIDAKTLREDVELVDGVYGDLDTAEYLKGKVAPVFFGSAVNNFGVKEMLDTFIRIAPLPQSRETSTRHLDVQEDKFSGFIFKIHANLDPKHRDRIAFLRVCSGKFERNKYFHHVRLDKDVRFSNPYSFMARQKDVIEEAYPGDVVGLFDTGNFKIGDTLTEGEDFYFTGIPSFSPELFKEVVNKDPMKTKQLEKGLLQLTDEGVAQLFTQFGGNKKIIGCVGELQFEVIQYRLLQEYGASAEFRAMPYYKACWITSKDQKKLDDFTRFKTNNIAADKDGHLVYLAQSEWFLNTERQNNPDIEFHFTSEIHKEG, from the coding sequence ATGAAGTTTACAAACGAAATCAATCGCCGACGGACATTCGCTATCATTTCTCACCCGGATGCCGGTAAAACAACGCTCACTGAGAAGTTGCTGTTGTTTGGCGGTGCCATCCAGGTGGCAGGTGCCGTAAAGAGCAACAAGATCAAGAAACACGCAACGAGTGATTTTATGGAGATCGAACGGCAGCGTGGTATCTCCGTGGCTACATCGGTTATGACCTTTGAATACAACGGCACACTTATTAACCTGTTGGATACGCCTGGTCACAAAGACTTTGCAGAAGACACTTACCGTACGCTCACGGCAGTCGACAGTGTTATTCTTGTGATTGATAGTGTGAATGGTGTAGAAGATCAGACCCGTCGTTTGATGGAAGTTTGCCGGATGCGTGATACACCGGTGATCGTTTTCATCAACAAAATGGATCGTGATGGTAAGAACCGTTTTGATCTGCTGGAAGAAGTGGAGAAAGAATTGAATCTGCATCTGCACCCCATGACATGGCCCATTAACAGCGGCAAAGATTTCAAAGGTGTGTATGATCTCGATAAAAAATCATTGGTACTGTTTACCCCCAATACAAAAGCGAGTGATGAAGATGTGGTAGAGATCAAAGATCTTTCTGCTACTGTACTTGATGAAAAAGTAGGCGAGATTGATGCCAAAACCTTGCGTGAAGATGTGGAACTGGTGGATGGTGTGTATGGTGATCTTGATACAGCTGAGTACCTGAAAGGAAAAGTTGCACCTGTATTCTTTGGCAGTGCCGTAAATAATTTTGGTGTGAAGGAAATGCTAGATACGTTTATCCGCATTGCACCTCTGCCGCAAAGCCGTGAAACTTCAACCCGTCATTTAGATGTGCAGGAAGATAAATTCAGCGGATTTATTTTTAAGATCCACGCCAACCTTGATCCGAAACACCGTGACCGTATTGCGTTCCTGCGTGTGTGCAGCGGTAAGTTTGAGCGTAATAAATATTTTCATCATGTGCGTTTAGATAAGGATGTACGTTTCAGCAATCCTTATTCGTTCATGGCCCGTCAGAAAGATGTGATTGAAGAAGCTTACCCCGGTGATGTGGTTGGTTTGTTTGATACCGGTAATTTTAAGATTGGTGATACCTTGACCGAAGGTGAAGATTTTTACTTCACCGGCATTCCTTCTTTCTCACCAGAGTTGTTTAAAGAAGTGGTGAATAAAGATCCTATGAAAACAAAGCAACTGGAGAAAGGTTTGTTACAGTTGACTGATGAAGGTGTTGCACAATTGTTCACACAGTTTGGCGGTAATAAAAAGATCATTGGTTGTGTGGGCGAACTGCAGTTTGAAGTAATACAATACCGTTTGTTACAGGAATATGGCGCCAGTGCCGAGTTCAGAGCTATGCCTTATTACAAAGCCTGCTGGATCACCAGTAAGGATCAAAAGAAGCTGGATGATTTCACCCGTTTTAAAACAAATAATATTGCAGCCGATAAAGACGGGCATTTGGTGTACCTCGCACAAAGTGAGTGGTTCTTAAATACAGAGCGTCAGAACAATCCTGATATTGAGTTTCACTTTACGAGTGAGATACATAAAGAGGGATAA
- a CDS encoding GNAT family N-acetyltransferase, which translates to MILFTSERLYVQPYTKDDADIFFALNGDAEIMQYIREPKSKEESDAFLEENLKFYNDHPGLGRFAVFTKDDNSFAGSFSLLSIDNSENIHLGYALLKPFHGKGLATELVVASFDYVFRTIPNESVHALTVAENIGSQKVLLKCGFRFITTMDHEGDEVMVYELQRDKAQDSSNKSLTHR; encoded by the coding sequence ATGATACTTTTCACATCAGAACGCTTATACGTACAGCCTTACACAAAGGATGATGCAGATATTTTCTTTGCATTGAATGGCGATGCAGAGATCATGCAGTATATCCGTGAACCGAAGAGTAAAGAAGAAAGTGATGCTTTCCTGGAAGAAAATCTAAAATTCTACAATGATCATCCCGGTTTAGGCCGCTTTGCGGTGTTTACAAAAGACGACAACAGCTTTGCAGGTTCCTTCTCACTCCTGTCAATTGATAACAGCGAAAACATTCATCTTGGATATGCGTTGCTGAAACCGTTTCACGGCAAAGGATTAGCAACGGAGTTAGTAGTGGCTTCGTTTGATTATGTATTCCGTACCATTCCGAACGAGAGCGTTCATGCATTAACGGTTGCTGAGAATATTGGCTCGCAGAAAGTGTTATTGAAATGCGGCTTCAGGTTTATTACGACAATGGACCATGAAGGTGATGAAGTAATGGTTTATGAGTTACAAAGGGACAAGGCACAAGATTCAAGTAACAAGTCTTTAACTCACCGTTAA
- a CDS encoding YkgJ family cysteine cluster protein, translating to MQSSKPMHLPFFKRLMNTNRRRFRYFLTRLETVKPKGVDKIAKEMDKEVWAETDCLACANCCKTMTPTFTKQDIKRISAHFDQTPEEFTAKWLYKERSTGDIMNKKQPCQFLNLKDNKCSIYEIRPVDCATFPHHTKKNFTEWVHVYKQNVEYCPATYKLVEKMMEKIGKV from the coding sequence CACCTTCCTTTCTTTAAGCGTTTAATGAACACTAACCGTCGTCGGTTCCGTTATTTCCTTACCCGATTGGAAACAGTGAAACCAAAAGGTGTAGATAAAATTGCAAAGGAAATGGACAAAGAAGTGTGGGCAGAAACAGATTGTCTTGCATGTGCGAATTGTTGCAAAACAATGACCCCTACTTTCACCAAGCAGGATATTAAACGTATCTCTGCTCACTTCGATCAAACACCGGAAGAGTTTACCGCAAAGTGGTTGTACAAAGAACGCAGCACCGGTGATATAATGAACAAAAAGCAACCTTGCCAGTTCCTCAACTTAAAAGATAATAAGTGTTCTATTTACGAAATACGTCCTGTTGATTGTGCCACATTCCCTCATCACACCAAAAAGAATTTTACCGAGTGGGTGCATGTGTACAAACAGAATGTTGAGTATTGCCCTGCTACTTATAAATTGGTAGAAAAGATGATGGAGAAGATAGGGAAGGTTTAA